A single window of Pseudanabaena sp. BC1403 DNA harbors:
- the trpE gene encoding anthranilate synthase component I, producing MIFPEYSDFIELAKQGNFVPVYMELVADLDTPVSAWYRVCQGQPYSFLLESVEGGERLGRYSLLGCDPLWVLEARGDRTTQTFRDGTMKEFVGNPFQHLNNCLASIKPVHLPELPPSLGGLFGYWGYELINWIEPKVPVYSCHEGDTPDGVWMQVDSLLVFDQVKRKIWAIAYADLSNGESPETAYKSACDRLKVLVDKLRSPLDRQKTAITWTNPRLQPPVSYTSNVTREKFCKAVEQGKEHIKAGDVFQVVLSQRLTTEFKGEPFSLYRSLRVVNPSPYMAFFNFKDWQLIGSSPEIMVKAEVIDGISRTVLRPIAGTRPRGATPAEDAELAKDLLADPKEVAEHVMLVDLGRNDLGRVCKSGTVKVDELMSIELYSHVMHIVSNVVGEIRPEKTAWDLLQACFPAGTVSGAPKIRAMDIIHNLEGDRRGTYAGAYGYYDFEGQLNTAITIRTMVTKDGTASVQAGAGVVADSDPEKEYQETLNKAKGMLESLRCLG from the coding sequence ATGATTTTCCCTGAGTATTCTGACTTTATTGAGCTTGCTAAGCAGGGCAACTTTGTACCTGTGTATATGGAACTGGTTGCGGATCTTGATACGCCTGTTTCGGCTTGGTATCGTGTATGTCAAGGTCAACCCTATAGCTTTTTATTAGAGTCAGTCGAGGGCGGCGAGAGACTTGGGCGTTATAGTTTACTGGGCTGCGATCCACTATGGGTATTAGAAGCTAGAGGCGATCGCACCACACAGACATTTCGTGATGGCACGATGAAAGAGTTTGTTGGGAACCCGTTTCAGCATTTAAATAATTGCCTTGCATCGATTAAACCTGTGCATTTACCTGAGTTGCCGCCGAGTTTGGGTGGATTGTTTGGTTATTGGGGATATGAATTAATTAATTGGATCGAGCCAAAAGTACCTGTTTATTCTTGCCATGAGGGGGATACTCCTGACGGTGTATGGATGCAGGTAGATAGTTTGCTGGTATTCGATCAGGTCAAGCGCAAGATTTGGGCGATCGCCTATGCGGATTTGAGTAACGGTGAGTCTCCTGAAACTGCGTATAAATCGGCTTGCGATCGCTTGAAGGTGTTGGTGGATAAACTGCGATCGCCACTAGATCGCCAAAAAACCGCAATTACTTGGACAAATCCGCGCTTGCAGCCACCTGTAAGTTATACGAGCAATGTCACCCGTGAGAAGTTTTGCAAAGCTGTAGAACAGGGCAAGGAGCATATTAAGGCTGGAGATGTTTTTCAAGTCGTCCTTTCGCAACGACTAACAACAGAGTTTAAGGGTGAGCCATTTAGTTTGTATCGCTCTTTGCGCGTGGTCAACCCTTCGCCTTATATGGCATTTTTTAACTTTAAGGATTGGCAGCTAATTGGCTCTAGTCCTGAGATCATGGTCAAGGCGGAAGTGATCGATGGAATCTCACGCACAGTTTTACGCCCGATCGCAGGGACAAGACCTAGAGGTGCGACACCTGCGGAAGATGCAGAACTTGCAAAGGATTTGCTAGCTGATCCAAAGGAAGTTGCTGAACATGTGATGCTGGTGGATTTAGGCAGAAACGATCTTGGTCGTGTCTGTAAAAGTGGCACGGTGAAAGTCGATGAGTTAATGTCCATTGAGCTTTATTCCCATGTAATGCACATTGTCAGCAATGTCGTCGGAGAGATTCGTCCAGAGAAAACGGCTTGGGATTTACTTCAGGCCTGCTTCCCTGCGGGGACAGTGAGCGGTGCGCCAAAAATTCGAGCGATGGATATCATTCATAACTTGGAAGGCGATCGCAGAGGAACCTATGCTGGAGCCTATGGTTACTATGATTTTGAAGGTCAGCTAAACACCGCCATCACAATTCGGACAATGGTGACGAAGGATGGAACTGCAAGCGTTCAGGCGGGTGCTGGTGTGGTTGCCGATTCTGATCCTGAGAAGGAATATCAAGAAACCTTGAATAAAGCAAAGGGAATGTTGGAGTCTCTGCGCTGTTTGGGATAG
- a CDS encoding DUF262 domain-containing protein, with amino-acid sequence MQASETKLQQIIEGTKQYVVPLFQRPYSWKKSEWQMLWDDLIDLCELETPRTHFMGSIVTMPTNSIPEGVSKYLLIDGQQRLTTIFILLCALRDHAMRSEESKLSAKIDAILTNLHEDGVDYFKLQPTQVDREIFHKLIQGDELIINSSILECYSFFFKKIKQFNIDLQQLQKIICSSLSIVSVVLSANDDPYLVFESLNAKGRALTQADLIRNYFFMRIHIEQQDSIYTKYWQPMQDLLGENLTEYIRHYLTKHGIDVKQSDIYFQLKEKISQSDALSHLQDLYKFADYYSRLLSPERESNLKIRKHLIRINRLEVATVYPFLLNCYDEWKQLRISENEFVEVFRVLENFLLRRFVCNVQTRGLNRIFALLYSQVAKEVDIASDSFVERVKIVLQTKDYPKDAEFRERLLDVKMYGSNRTEKAKLILESLEESFRHREQVSFDNLTIEHIMPQTLSDVWKDRLGQDWQITYDLFIHTIGNLTLTAYNGELSNSDFLTKKKEYQNSHLELNSYFQNLNTWRREDIEFRAEKLADSIINIWQYFGDDSLQQDKKSYITGSTPKLLRMFGEEYSVKSWREVLETTLNLLADLEPEHFKEIMEQFPRLLAWEQTTFRSPRQLKNGVYFESNFSAKNIYSLCHRAIETAGLSIQDWYVETMKL; translated from the coding sequence ATGCAGGCATCAGAAACAAAGTTACAACAAATTATTGAGGGAACTAAACAGTATGTTGTACCTTTGTTTCAGCGTCCCTATAGCTGGAAGAAATCAGAATGGCAAATGCTTTGGGATGATCTTATAGACTTATGTGAGTTGGAAACCCCACGAACTCATTTTATGGGTTCGATCGTGACGATGCCTACTAATTCCATACCTGAAGGAGTGAGTAAATACTTACTCATTGATGGACAACAAAGATTAACAACTATTTTCATTTTGCTTTGTGCTTTGCGAGATCATGCAATGCGCTCAGAGGAAAGTAAATTATCGGCAAAAATTGATGCTATTTTAACTAATCTTCACGAAGATGGCGTAGATTACTTTAAACTGCAACCAACACAAGTTGACCGAGAAATATTCCATAAATTGATTCAAGGTGATGAGCTAATTATAAATAGCTCAATCCTTGAATGTTATTCGTTTTTCTTTAAGAAAATCAAGCAATTCAATATTGATTTGCAACAACTTCAGAAAATCATCTGTAGTAGTCTCTCCATTGTTAGTGTTGTTCTTAGTGCTAATGATGATCCCTATCTTGTGTTTGAAAGCTTAAACGCCAAGGGAAGAGCTTTGACTCAAGCCGATTTGATTCGCAACTATTTCTTTATGCGAATTCATATAGAGCAGCAGGATTCAATCTATACAAAATATTGGCAACCAATGCAAGATTTGCTTGGAGAAAATTTAACGGAATATATTCGACATTATCTAACTAAACATGGAATTGATGTTAAACAAAGTGACATCTACTTTCAACTTAAGGAAAAAATTAGCCAGAGTGATGCATTATCACATTTACAAGATCTATATAAGTTTGCCGACTATTATTCTCGACTGCTATCTCCAGAAAGAGAAAGTAATTTAAAAATCAGAAAGCATTTAATACGAATCAATCGATTAGAAGTTGCAACTGTCTATCCATTTCTATTGAATTGCTATGATGAATGGAAGCAACTGCGAATATCCGAAAATGAATTTGTTGAAGTTTTTCGAGTTTTAGAAAATTTCCTGCTTCGCAGATTTGTTTGCAATGTTCAAACGAGGGGGCTAAACCGAATCTTTGCATTATTATATTCACAAGTTGCCAAAGAGGTTGATATTGCATCTGACTCATTTGTTGAGAGAGTTAAAATAGTTTTGCAGACTAAAGACTATCCAAAGGACGCGGAATTTAGAGAAAGACTGCTAGATGTAAAAATGTATGGCAGCAATCGTACTGAAAAGGCAAAGCTTATCCTAGAATCACTTGAAGAATCTTTCAGGCATAGAGAGCAAGTTAGTTTCGACAACCTGACGATTGAACATATTATGCCTCAAACCTTAAGTGATGTTTGGAAAGATAGACTAGGGCAGGACTGGCAAATTACCTATGATTTATTCATTCATACAATTGGCAATTTGACTCTTACAGCTTACAATGGTGAACTTTCTAATTCTGATTTTCTAACCAAGAAAAAAGAATATCAAAATAGTCATTTAGAATTAAATTCGTACTTCCAAAATCTAAACACATGGCGCAGAGAAGATATTGAATTTAGAGCTGAGAAATTAGCAGATTCAATCATAAATATATGGCAATACTTTGGAGATGATTCTCTTCAGCAAGATAAAAAAAGCTATATAACGGGAAGTACTCCTAAGTTGCTTCGTATGTTTGGAGAAGAATATTCTGTAAAAAGCTGGCGTGAGGTTCTAGAAACCACACTTAATTTACTAGCAGATCTTGAGCCAGAGCATTTCAAAGAAATTATGGAACAATTTCCTCGTTTGTTAGCATGGGAGCAAACGACTTTTAGAAGTCCAAGACAATTGAAAAATGGTGTTTACTTTGAATCCAACTTTTCAGCTAAAAATATCTATAGCCTTTGTCATAGAGCAATTGAAACAGCAGGTTTATCAATTCAAGATTGGTATGTTGAGACTATGAAACTCTAG
- a CDS encoding type II toxin-antitoxin system HicB family antitoxin produces MKYTITLQWSDEDKCFVVFLPDFTNINQPCTHGKTYSEALQNAKELIEILIELAIEKNEPLPKYKPYYYGKISE; encoded by the coding sequence ATGAAATATACAATTACACTGCAATGGTCTGATGAAGATAAATGCTTTGTTGTTTTCTTGCCAGACTTTACCAACATCAACCAACCTTGCACTCATGGCAAAACCTATTCAGAAGCACTGCAAAATGCTAAGGAACTGATCGAAATTCTAATAGAGCTTGCGATCGAAAAGAATGAACCATTACCGAAGTATAAACCATATTACTATGGCAAAATCTCAGAATGA
- the bioD gene encoding dethiobiotin synthase, producing the protein MIKPLLIVGSDTGVGKTVLTAALAAYWLTYRDRNVSPTEPSKSLGIYKPLQSGEGDREFYNQTFSLSQTLEEITPLYFETPIAPAIAAHKEGKPIDLGLIWQQFQKLQQQKECLLVESMGGLGSPITDEYIVADLARDWALEAILVVPVRLGAISQAIANVALANMQKVKLRGIVLSCSQVYTTEEVEELAPPQMISRLTSIPVLGILPYVKDLHDISQLALAASELDIERILI; encoded by the coding sequence ATGATAAAACCTCTATTGATTGTTGGAAGTGATACGGGTGTGGGCAAGACTGTATTAACGGCGGCTTTGGCAGCCTATTGGTTGACCTATCGCGATCGCAATGTATCTCCAACCGAACCTAGTAAATCTCTTGGTATTTATAAGCCTTTGCAATCAGGAGAAGGAGATCGCGAGTTCTATAACCAGACTTTCTCGCTTTCACAAACCCTTGAAGAAATTACGCCCTTGTATTTTGAAACGCCGATCGCACCTGCGATCGCGGCTCACAAAGAAGGGAAACCCATTGATTTAGGATTGATTTGGCAGCAGTTCCAAAAATTGCAACAACAAAAGGAATGTTTATTAGTTGAATCTATGGGTGGTTTAGGCTCGCCAATTACGGATGAGTATATCGTGGCGGATTTGGCGCGAGATTGGGCTTTGGAGGCAATTTTAGTTGTGCCTGTGCGCTTGGGCGCTATCTCTCAAGCGATCGCAAATGTGGCTTTGGCAAATATGCAAAAGGTGAAGCTAAGGGGAATTGTGCTGAGCTGTTCTCAAGTTTATACGACCGAAGAGGTTGAGGAACTTGCACCGCCGCAGATGATTTCGCGACTCACTTCTATTCCTGTTTTGGGGATTTTGCCTTATGTCAAGGATTTGCATGATATTTCGCAACTTGCTCTTGCCGCTTCAGAGTTAGATATAGAAAGAATTCTGATTTAG
- a CDS encoding PrsW family glutamic-type intramembrane protease, translating into MYDRLTSIAFLKQISADPQNHDRSEIVVPLGDRSITLGRDPICEVAIDINIYGSVSRRHAEIRPIFVRQKFEGWEICDLDSANGTFINDRRLYSCYPLKHGDRIQLTKDGPQFVFEQEASPETTLETNYNLRPRSQITSITLTKLLPIFSKGNDLWEKAYLLPGILTVFFVVMMFAFLGQPQLFNLTISVYISLAAYYFVYQLCGKNKPWWVILGSAIFTAAILRSPILNIFLWFFYKVLPGTAPTGQVSFINVLIAMFFGAGLMEELLKALPVFALWFMGLRLGKKWRSRFGISEPLDGILIGAASAVGFTLTETLGLYVPSIVQSISQTGSSEIAELTGLQLLIPRVLGSVAGHMAYSGYFGYFIGLSIMKPSLRWQILTIGYLSSALLHALWNTSALVSFWLLAIVGGLSYAFLVAAILKAHSFSSKV; encoded by the coding sequence ATGTATGATCGCCTTACTTCTATAGCTTTTCTTAAGCAAATTTCTGCCGATCCCCAAAATCATGATCGCAGCGAAATTGTCGTGCCTTTGGGCGATCGCTCGATTACTTTGGGGCGCGATCCTATTTGTGAAGTGGCGATCGATATCAATATTTATGGCTCAGTGTCGCGCCGCCATGCTGAGATTCGTCCAATCTTTGTAAGACAAAAGTTTGAGGGTTGGGAAATTTGTGATCTTGACAGCGCCAATGGCACATTTATTAATGATCGCCGTTTATATAGTTGCTATCCACTCAAGCATGGCGATCGGATTCAGTTAACTAAAGATGGCCCCCAATTTGTTTTTGAACAAGAGGCTAGTCCAGAAACAACTTTAGAAACTAATTATAATCTGCGTCCGCGATCGCAGATTACAAGCATCACACTGACTAAGCTATTACCGATTTTCTCAAAGGGTAATGATCTTTGGGAAAAAGCCTATCTCCTCCCAGGAATTTTAACGGTGTTTTTTGTGGTGATGATGTTTGCTTTTTTGGGGCAACCGCAATTATTTAATCTAACGATTTCTGTATATATCAGCCTTGCAGCCTATTATTTCGTCTATCAGCTTTGTGGAAAGAATAAGCCTTGGTGGGTGATTTTAGGTTCGGCGATATTTACGGCTGCGATTCTCAGAAGTCCGATTTTAAATATTTTTCTCTGGTTCTTTTATAAGGTCTTACCAGGAACTGCACCGACGGGGCAGGTAAGCTTTATAAATGTTTTGATTGCGATGTTTTTTGGGGCGGGCTTAATGGAGGAGTTGCTCAAGGCTTTGCCAGTATTTGCGCTCTGGTTTATGGGTTTGCGATTGGGAAAGAAATGGCGATCGCGTTTTGGTATTAGTGAGCCATTGGATGGAATTTTGATTGGCGCGGCTTCGGCAGTGGGTTTTACATTGACGGAAACTCTGGGGCTATATGTACCGAGTATTGTTCAAAGTATTAGTCAAACAGGTAGTTCAGAAATTGCCGAGCTTACGGGGTTGCAATTGTTGATTCCTCGTGTGCTTGGCTCAGTGGCGGGACATATGGCATATAGCGGTTATTTCGGCTATTTCATTGGTCTGAGCATCATGAAGCCTTCTCTCCGCTGGCAAATTCTCACGATTGGATATCTCAGTTCGGCTTTGCTTCATGCCCTTTGGAATACGAGTGCCCTAGTAAGTTTTTGGCTTTTGGCAATAGTGGGAGGTCTTTCCTATGCATTTCTAGTAGCTGCAATTCTCAAAGCCCATAGTTTTTCTTCAAAGGTATAG
- a CDS encoding Uma2 family endonuclease encodes MNNLADIKERIALDGFAVIDNIFKDEEIDKLFQVISQIDSSKPTFRKNSDLFAIRQFFKEVPASVDIVFNDKLNSVISGIFGNEFFVVKSIYFDKPEGSNWFVSYHQDLTISVDKKIDIEGFKSWTIKQNQFSVQPPIAILKDNFTIRIHLDDTNEENGALKVIPKSHNKGICRPESIDWTTQSENVCRLKKGGIMLMKPLLLHSSSKTTNKNKRRVIHIEFSRSSLPNRLNWSELMIVQASAKSTELDKIPKETETQHFVFPNSYSWKEFKTLSALIGDSRNIHLNYLDGTIEIMTTSAAHEIIVHLLAMLLGIYFAEKDIDFIPTGSATLESETKGASVEPDLSFCFGNKLGDRDLAIEVIFTSGNVTKLERYRRFNTKEVWFWEDGKFSIYRLREDGYETIAQSECLPNLDLALLARCLLMAEPKSALKAFQQAL; translated from the coding sequence ATGAATAATCTAGCCGACATCAAAGAAAGAATTGCGCTTGATGGATTTGCGGTAATTGATAATATTTTTAAAGACGAAGAAATAGATAAATTATTTCAAGTCATTTCACAGATTGATAGCTCTAAGCCAACTTTTCGTAAAAATAGTGATTTATTTGCAATAAGACAATTTTTTAAAGAAGTACCTGCATCAGTTGATATAGTTTTTAATGACAAACTCAACTCAGTAATTTCAGGGATATTTGGGAATGAATTTTTTGTTGTAAAGTCTATATACTTTGATAAACCTGAGGGCTCAAATTGGTTTGTATCATACCATCAGGACTTGACGATTTCAGTAGATAAAAAGATTGATATTGAAGGATTTAAGTCATGGACAATCAAACAAAATCAGTTTTCTGTTCAACCGCCAATAGCAATATTAAAAGACAATTTCACAATTCGTATTCATCTTGATGATACAAATGAAGAAAATGGAGCTTTAAAAGTTATCCCAAAATCACATAACAAAGGCATTTGCAGACCTGAGAGCATTGATTGGACAACTCAATCTGAAAATGTTTGTAGGCTTAAAAAAGGTGGTATCATGCTCATGAAGCCATTACTTCTACATTCATCTAGTAAAACGACAAATAAGAATAAACGTCGAGTTATCCATATAGAATTTAGTAGAAGTTCTTTACCAAACCGCTTGAATTGGTCAGAGCTTATGATAGTCCAAGCTTCAGCAAAATCTACAGAATTAGATAAGATACCTAAAGAGACGGAAACTCAGCACTTTGTTTTTCCGAACAGCTATTCATGGAAAGAATTTAAGACACTTTCTGCTTTAATCGGTGATTCACGTAATATCCATCTTAATTATCTTGACGGCACTATCGAGATTATGACCACATCTGCTGCCCATGAAATCATCGTGCATTTACTCGCGATGTTATTGGGGATTTACTTTGCAGAAAAGGATATCGATTTTATTCCTACGGGTAGCGCAACGTTGGAGTCAGAGACCAAGGGAGCAAGCGTTGAGCCAGATCTATCTTTTTGTTTTGGAAATAAATTAGGCGATCGCGATTTGGCAATTGAGGTGATTTTCACGAGTGGCAATGTGACGAAGTTAGAACGTTATCGCCGCTTTAATACAAAGGAAGTTTGGTTTTGGGAAGATGGTAAGTTTTCGATCTATCGATTACGCGAGGATGGCTATGAGACAATCGCACAAAGTGAATGTTTGCCTAATCTCGATTTGGCTTTGCTTGCCCGTTGTTTATTGATGGCTGAACCAAAATCTGCACTCAAAGCATTTCAGCAAGCACTATAG
- a CDS encoding histone deacetylase yields MDLPLIYHPNYVAPIANTNRFPMEKFRLLHEMLIVDGVARLEQFFTPELPDLEAIALVHDSEYVDAYWTGNLDPKAQRRIGLPWSPELAYRTRIAVGGTLLTARLALAHGLACNTAGGTHHAFPSYGSGFCIFNDLAIASRVLLKEGLVKKILIVDLDVHQGDGTALIFQDEPNVFTFSMHCQINFPSIKQISDRDVPLREGMEDDEYLRTLANYLPDLLTEFQPDLVLYDAGVDPHIGDRLGKLALTDAGIFRRDMQVLSTCISQGFPVGCVIGGGYCEDMRSLVYRHSLLHRAASEIYRQYRL; encoded by the coding sequence ATGGATTTACCACTGATCTATCATCCCAATTATGTCGCGCCGATCGCTAATACCAATCGATTCCCGATGGAAAAATTTCGCTTGCTCCATGAGATGCTGATAGTCGATGGGGTAGCGCGATTAGAGCAGTTTTTTACACCAGAGTTACCAGATTTAGAGGCGATCGCCTTAGTACATGATAGCGAATATGTTGACGCATATTGGACTGGGAATCTCGATCCTAAAGCTCAGCGCAGGATCGGATTACCTTGGAGTCCAGAGCTTGCCTATCGCACCAGAATCGCAGTGGGCGGCACATTATTAACTGCGCGGCTAGCCTTAGCACACGGCTTAGCTTGCAATACAGCAGGAGGAACGCATCATGCTTTCCCTAGCTATGGTTCAGGATTTTGTATATTTAATGATCTTGCGATCGCCTCGCGAGTATTGCTAAAAGAAGGACTGGTTAAAAAAATCCTGATCGTGGATCTGGATGTCCATCAAGGCGATGGCACGGCTCTTATTTTTCAGGATGAGCCAAATGTGTTTACCTTCTCAATGCACTGCCAGATTAATTTTCCATCGATTAAACAAATTAGCGATCGCGATGTACCTCTGCGCGAAGGAATGGAAGATGATGAATATTTACGCACTCTTGCTAATTATTTACCAGATTTATTAACCGAATTTCAGCCCGACTTAGTGCTTTACGATGCAGGAGTAGATCCACATATAGGCGATCGTCTTGGCAAATTGGCTCTCACAGATGCAGGTATATTTCGGCGCGACATGCAGGTTTTGAGTACTTGTATTTCTCAAGGTTTTCCCGTTGGCTGCGTGATCGGTGGTGGTTATTGCGAAGACATGCGATCGCTAGTTTATCGACATTCCCTCTTGCATCGAGCTGCTAGTGAGATCTATCGACAATACCGTCTATAG
- the zds gene encoding 9,9'-di-cis-zeta-carotene desaturase, whose amino-acid sequence MKAAIIGAGLAGMSAAVELSEQGYEVELFESRPFVGGKVSSWRDKDGNHIEMGLHVFFGCYYNLFALMKKTGAFEHLRLKEHTHIFVNPGGKQAALDFRNFGGAPFHGLKAFVTTGQLPLKDKIQNAIAIGRSPLIRGLVDHVGAMKEIRALDNISFKDWFLGMGGSQASLDLMWDAIAYGLGFIDCENISARCMLTIFQFFASRTEASILRMLEGSPNDFLHKPLVKHIEAKGGKIHLRRGVREVLFEGEGEDTRVTGLIIGKEDGEEIVTADVYICATDVPGVKRIIPEKWRVWSQFDNIYKLDAVPVITVQLRFDGWVTDIDNLLYAIKVDFSTFADLAITSPTDYYKEGEGSLLQVVITPADDYIKLSNEAIVEKMIAQVHEIFPSSNKLNVTWSSVVKLAQSLYREAPGQDPFRPDQATPVKNFFLAGSYTMQDYIDSMEGATLSGKMCAAEVIKSKQLAKV is encoded by the coding sequence ATGAAAGCAGCGATTATTGGTGCAGGCTTGGCGGGTATGAGTGCGGCAGTCGAACTCAGCGAGCAAGGCTATGAAGTAGAACTTTTTGAATCCCGCCCCTTTGTGGGTGGCAAAGTCAGCAGTTGGCGGGACAAAGACGGCAACCATATCGAGATGGGCTTGCATGTATTTTTTGGCTGCTATTACAACCTGTTTGCCCTCATGAAAAAAACAGGTGCATTCGAGCATCTCCGCCTCAAGGAACATACCCATATTTTCGTAAATCCAGGTGGTAAACAAGCAGCCCTTGATTTTCGTAACTTTGGCGGCGCACCCTTTCATGGGCTGAAGGCATTTGTCACCACAGGACAATTACCACTGAAGGACAAAATCCAAAATGCGATCGCGATCGGGCGGAGTCCATTGATTCGCGGCTTAGTCGATCATGTTGGTGCGATGAAAGAAATCCGCGCCCTTGATAATATCAGCTTCAAAGATTGGTTTTTGGGCATGGGTGGATCTCAAGCGAGCCTTGATCTGATGTGGGATGCGATCGCCTACGGTTTAGGCTTCATCGACTGCGAAAATATTTCCGCTAGATGTATGCTCACCATTTTCCAGTTTTTTGCATCGAGAACCGAAGCTTCGATTTTGAGAATGCTCGAAGGTTCACCCAACGATTTCTTGCATAAGCCCCTCGTTAAGCATATTGAAGCAAAAGGCGGCAAAATCCATTTGCGTCGTGGTGTGCGCGAAGTTCTCTTTGAGGGAGAAGGTGAAGATACTCGCGTTACAGGATTGATCATTGGCAAGGAAGACGGCGAAGAAATTGTGACGGCTGATGTGTATATCTGTGCCACTGACGTACCTGGAGTAAAGAGAATCATCCCTGAAAAATGGCGAGTTTGGTCGCAGTTTGACAATATCTATAAGCTGGATGCGGTGCCTGTAATTACGGTACAACTTCGCTTTGATGGCTGGGTAACAGATATTGATAATCTCCTCTATGCCATTAAAGTAGATTTCTCCACCTTTGCTGATCTGGCGATTACTAGCCCCACTGACTATTACAAAGAAGGAGAAGGTTCGTTATTGCAAGTCGTAATTACCCCTGCGGATGATTACATTAAGCTCAGCAATGAAGCGATCGTTGAGAAGATGATTGCTCAAGTCCATGAGATTTTCCCTTCCTCAAATAAGCTGAACGTCACTTGGTCAAGTGTAGTTAAACTGGCGCAGTCACTATATCGTGAAGCTCCAGGGCAAGATCCCTTCCGTCCCGATCAGGCTACACCTGTAAAGAATTTCTTTTTAGCAGGTAGCTACACTATGCAGGACTATATCGATAGTATGGAAGGCGCAACACTTTCAGGCAAGATGTGTGCGGCGGAAGTGATTAAGAGTAAGCAGTTAGCAAAAGTTTAG